From one Pecten maximus chromosome 8, xPecMax1.1, whole genome shotgun sequence genomic stretch:
- the LOC117332996 gene encoding uncharacterized protein LOC117332996, whose amino-acid sequence MTTVMDHTKTTYRPTRGTFVFRGGRHKFGKRPFVFGSGGYFGKRNGDEDVDEANKKPIFNKRPFVLGGGYNFGKRDVNEESVQKRPFVLGGGYKFGKRPFVFGSGYKFGKRNINDEEIETRKRYFVLGGGYKFGKGPYVLGSGFKFGKRDIDDDVQKRPFVLGGGYNFGKRSFVMREGHMSGKRDVAEDDSEEDNNIEKRPFVLGGGYHFGKRPFVIGSGYKFGKRDMSGFEDDQEIEKRPFVLGGGYKFVKRPFVMRGGYSFGKRGVNDDDNTVAKRPFVLGGGYNFGKRNPETDVEKRPFVLGSGYTFGKRADVEGELDKRPFVLGSGYTFGKRADVEGELEKRPFVLGSGYTFGKRADVEAELDKRPFVLGSGYTFGKRADVEGELDKRPFVLGSGYTFGKRADVEGELDKRPFVLGSGYTFGKRTDVEGELEKRPFVLGGGYKIGKREMQIYDRDMNTIEEIRKRPFMLGSNNGFGKLLSGRSFKIGKRDSEMTDMEAQEKSDELHKEELAQHSSLKRSA is encoded by the coding sequence ATGACGACAGTGATGGACCATACGAAGACAACATATCGACCAACAAGAGGTACTTTCGTGTTTAGAGGAGGCAGACACAAGTTTGGAAAGAGACCATTTGTGTTTGGAAGTGGTGGTTACTTTGGGAAAAGAAATGGTGATGAAGATGTGGATGAAGCCAACAAGAAGCCGATATTCAATAAGCGACCGTTTGTCCTGGGAGGTGGGTATAACTTTGGTAAACGAGATGTGAACGAGGAGAGTGTACAAAAACGGCCGTTTGTCCTCGGTGGCGGGTACAAATTTGGAAAACGTCCTTTCGTTTTCGGCAGTGGCTATAAGTTTGGAAAGCGCAACATAAACGATGAAGAAATTGAAACCAGAAAAAGATATTTTGTCTTAGGAGGGGGCTATAAATTCGGAAAGGGGCCATATGTTTTAGGATCTGGTTTCAAATTTGGGAAAAGAGACATAGATGACGATGTACAAAAACGACCGTTTGTTTTAGGGGGCGGTTATAACTTTGGGAAACGATCATTTGTTATGCGTGAAGGACATATGTCGGGGAAACGCGACGTGGCGGAGGATGATAGTGAGGAAGACAACAACATAGAGAAAAGGCCGTTTGTTTTAGGAGGAGGATATCATTTTGGGAAACGTCCGTTTGTAATTGGAAGTGGATATAAATTTGGAAAGCGTGACATGAGTGGGTTTGAAGATGATCAAGAAATAGAAAAGCGTCCATTTGTTCTCGGCGGAGGATATAAATTTGTAAAACGCCCTTTTGTTATGCGCGGTGGTTACAGTTTTGGCAAACGTGGTGTGAATGATGACGATAATACAGTTGCAAAACGACCGTTTGTACTTGGAGGTGGTTACAACTTTGGAAAGCGAAATCCCGAAACAGATGTTGAAAAACGTCCGTTTGTGTTAGGAAGCGGGTATACATTCGGTAAACGGGCAGACGTCGAAGGAGAATTAGACAAACGTCCGTTTGTGTTAGGAAGCGGGTATACATTCGGTAAACGGGCAGACGTCGAAGGAGAGTTAGAAAAACGTCCGTTTGTGTTAGGAAGCGGGTATACATTCGGTAAACGTGCAGACGTCGAAGCAGAATTAGACAAACGTCCGTTTGTGTTAGGAAGCGGGTATACATTCGGTAAACGTGCAGACGTCGAAGGAGAGTTAGACAAACGTCCGTTTGTGTTAGGAAGCGGGTATACATTCGGTAAACGTGCAGACGTCGAAGGAGAATTAGACAAACGTCCGTTTGTGTTAGGAAGCGGGTATACATTCGGTAAACGTACAGACGTCGAAGGAGAATTAGAAAAACGTCCGTTTGTGTTAGGAGGTGGTTATAAAATTGGAAAGCGTGAAATGCAGATATACGACAGAGATATGAACACCATAGAAGAAATAAGAAAGCGCCCATTTATGTTAGGGTCAAATAACGGATTCGGAAAACTCCTGTCAGGTAGATCATTTAAAATCGGTAAGCGCGATTCGGAAATGACAGACATGGAGGCCCAAGAAAAGAGCGATGAGCTTCACAAAGAAGAACTTGCCCAACACTCATCACTGAAGAGGAGTGCCTGA
- the LOC117332997 gene encoding mitochondrial import inner membrane translocase subunit Tim22-like, which yields MAAPTGQHDSSKDGTNTNPAELLAVVSREVLGGNHGIRRYQAPIVIGGIPRFPLHKQEVMITKFFEGCTFKFCASGVMGFALGGVFGLFTASIDPMSTMSTETPTTKMVLQEMKARSWSYGKNFAIVGAMFATTECLIESYRGKTELINGTMSGGIVGGVLGIRAGLKAGAIGSLGFAAFSTLIDYYMRHM from the exons atggctgcgCCCACAGGGCAGCATGATTCTTCTAAGGACGGTACAAATACTAACCCTGCTGAGTTGTTAGCCGTTGTGTCAAGGGAAGTTTTAGGGGGGAATCATGGAATTCGTAGGTATCAAGCTCCAATCGTCATTGGTGGTATACCAAGGTTTCCACTGCACAAACAAGAAGTCATGATCACCAAGTTCTTCGAAGGTTGCACCTTCAAATTTTGTGCCAGCGGAGTAATGG GGTTTGCCTTGGGAGGCGTGTTTGGATTGTTCACTGCGTCCATTGATCCAATGTCAACCATGTCTACAGAAACTCCAACCACCAAGATGGTGCTACAAGAAATGAAAGCACGTTCCTGGAGCTACGGAAAAAACTTTGCCATTGTTGGAGCCATGTTTGCCACAACAGAATGTCTGATTGAATCA TACCGTGGGAAGACAGAACTGATTAATGGGACAATGTCTGGAGGAATTGTTGGTGGTGTCCTGGGCATCAGAG CGGGACTCAAAGCCGGCGCAATAGGATCTCTTGGGTTTGCAGCTTTTTCAACACTAATAGACTATTACATGAGGCACATGTGA